Proteins co-encoded in one Coregonus clupeaformis isolate EN_2021a chromosome 17, ASM2061545v1, whole genome shotgun sequence genomic window:
- the LOC121586295 gene encoding aquaporin-10-like isoform X1 has product MEVLKGRLRVRNMLFRELMAETLATFVLMMFGCAAMAQVKLSRGTKGEYLSVNMAFSVGVMSAMYLARGVSGAHLNPAVSLSCCVLGRLPWSKLLPYCLSQVLGAYIAAAVVFLMYYDAIMDYSGGVLTVYGPNETASIFATYPSDYLSLGGSFFDQMVGTGMIMLCFLPLDDWRNKPASADLVPPLTAVVLMGISQSMSSNCGGGINPARDLGPRLFTLTAGWGTEVFTCYNYWFWVPIVAPMVGAVLGSGLYLVFVQWHLPDSEINETNDLQFKTMDIKTVKKLEIIKNNNAVEMAHKV; this is encoded by the exons ATGGAGGTACTGAAGGGAAGGCTGAGGGTGAGGAATATGCTGTTTAGGGAGTTAATGGCTGAGACCTTGGCTACGTTCGTCCTTATG ATGTTTGGCTGTGCGGCGATGGCCCAGGTGAAGTTGAGTCGAGGGACCAAGGGCGAGTACCTCTCTGTCAATATGGCCTTCTCAGTGGGTGTCATGAGTGCCATGTACCTTGCCAGGGGCGTCTCCG GAGCCCACCTGAACCCAGCTGTCTCCCTCAGTTGCTGTGTGCTGGGGAGGCTGCCTTGGTCTAAACTGCTGCCCTACTGCCTGTCTCAGGTTCTGGGGGCCTATATAGCTGCTGCTGTGGTCTTCCTCATGTACTATG ATGCTATTATGGACTACAGCGGTGGCGTCCTGACTGTATACGGCCCAAATGAAACAGCCTCCATCTTTGCTACCTACCCATCCGACTACCTTTCTCTAGGGGGCAGCTTCTTTGACCAG ATGGTGGGCACAGGCATGATCATGCTGTGCTTTCTACCCCTGGATGACTGGCGGAACAAGCCTGCATCCGCTGACCTGGTGCCCCCCCTCACTGCCGTGGTTCTCATGGGTATCTCCCAGTCCATGTCCTCAAACTGTGGGGGAGGGATCAACCCTGCCCGGGACCTGGGGCCACGCCTCTTCACCCTGACTGCAGGATGGGGTACAGAGGTCTTCAC GTGCTATAACTACTGGTTTTGGGTCCCCATCGTGGCCCCAATGGTGGGGGCAGTGCTCGGCTCTGGGCTCTACCTGGTCTTCGTCCAATGGCACTTACCAGACTCTGAGATAAATGAAACCAATGACCTGCAGTTCAAGACAATGGATATAAAGACTGTGAAAAAGCTGGAAATCATCAAAAACAACAATGCTGTGGAGATGGCCCACAAGGTCTAG
- the LOC121586295 gene encoding aquaporin-10-like isoform X2 has protein sequence MFGCAAMAQVKLSRGTKGEYLSVNMAFSVGVMSAMYLARGVSGAHLNPAVSLSCCVLGRLPWSKLLPYCLSQVLGAYIAAAVVFLMYYDAIMDYSGGVLTVYGPNETASIFATYPSDYLSLGGSFFDQMVGTGMIMLCFLPLDDWRNKPASADLVPPLTAVVLMGISQSMSSNCGGGINPARDLGPRLFTLTAGWGTEVFTCYNYWFWVPIVAPMVGAVLGSGLYLVFVQWHLPDSEINETNDLQFKTMDIKTVKKLEIIKNNNAVEMAHKV, from the exons ATGTTTGGCTGTGCGGCGATGGCCCAGGTGAAGTTGAGTCGAGGGACCAAGGGCGAGTACCTCTCTGTCAATATGGCCTTCTCAGTGGGTGTCATGAGTGCCATGTACCTTGCCAGGGGCGTCTCCG GAGCCCACCTGAACCCAGCTGTCTCCCTCAGTTGCTGTGTGCTGGGGAGGCTGCCTTGGTCTAAACTGCTGCCCTACTGCCTGTCTCAGGTTCTGGGGGCCTATATAGCTGCTGCTGTGGTCTTCCTCATGTACTATG ATGCTATTATGGACTACAGCGGTGGCGTCCTGACTGTATACGGCCCAAATGAAACAGCCTCCATCTTTGCTACCTACCCATCCGACTACCTTTCTCTAGGGGGCAGCTTCTTTGACCAG ATGGTGGGCACAGGCATGATCATGCTGTGCTTTCTACCCCTGGATGACTGGCGGAACAAGCCTGCATCCGCTGACCTGGTGCCCCCCCTCACTGCCGTGGTTCTCATGGGTATCTCCCAGTCCATGTCCTCAAACTGTGGGGGAGGGATCAACCCTGCCCGGGACCTGGGGCCACGCCTCTTCACCCTGACTGCAGGATGGGGTACAGAGGTCTTCAC GTGCTATAACTACTGGTTTTGGGTCCCCATCGTGGCCCCAATGGTGGGGGCAGTGCTCGGCTCTGGGCTCTACCTGGTCTTCGTCCAATGGCACTTACCAGACTCTGAGATAAATGAAACCAATGACCTGCAGTTCAAGACAATGGATATAAAGACTGTGAAAAAGCTGGAAATCATCAAAAACAACAATGCTGTGGAGATGGCCCACAAGGTCTAG
- the hax1 gene encoding HCLS1-associated protein X-1 isoform X2: protein MSVFDLFRGFFGVPGGHYRGEGRRDPFFEGMTHDDDDEEEDGIYFDDSQGGGGQQDPFDDQWRFGFSMGPNGVRIQEPEVFGQVFREMEEIFSQLGRFDGVPSIEAPTPQDRPERGGGGSSGNSLRDFMLKGPNDCPRGPTGLPSGPSGGPGVDKSPPSGGPFSPNTPFDRWTPFSKFNDIWRGRLQRGQEQEPKADRDLDSQVSSGGLDQVLAPPAWSPTQPKKRSFFQSVTVTKVVKPDGSVEERRTVQDCQGNEETTVTYIGGCEGVQDQAGPLLPPGGTHPFSDMHDDLSLFSKFFGGRR, encoded by the exons ATGAGCGTTTTTGATCTATTTCGTGGATTTTTTGGGGTACCTGGAGGCCATTATCGTGGGGAGGGCCGAAG GGACCCCTTCTTCGAAGGCATGACCCATGACGACGACGATGAAGAGGAGGATGGAATCTACTTTGATGATTCCCAGGGTGGTGGTGGCCAGCAGGACCCGTTTGATGATCAGTGGAGGTTTGGGTTCAGCATGGGCCCAAACGGAGTGAGGATCCAGGAGCCTGAGGTGTTTGGCCAGGTCttcagagagatggaggagatatTCTCACAGCTAGGCCGATTCGATG GTGTTCCCAGTATTGAGGCGCCCACTCCCCAGGACAGGccggagagaggtgggggaggatcCAGTGGAAATTCCTTGAGGGACTTCATGTTGAAAGGCCCGAATGACTGCCCACGCGGGCCGACTGGGCTGCCCTCAGGACCATCAGGAGGCCCCGGGGTCGATAAGAGCCCTCCATCTGGTGGCCCATTTTCCCCCAACACACCCTTTGATCGCTGGACACCCTTTTCTAAG TTCAATGATATTTGGAGAGGAAGGCTACAAAGGGGTCAAGAGCAGGAGCCGAAAGCAGACAGAG ATCTGGACTCGCAAGTCTCCTCTGGAGGGCTGGATCAGGTTCTAGCGCCACCGGCTTGGTCTCCCACTCAGCCAAAGAAGCGCTCTTTCTTCCAGTCGGTCACTGTCACCAAAGTGGTGAAGCCTGATGGG AGTGTTGAGGAGAGGCGCACCGTCCAAGATTGCCAGGGGAACGAGGAAACCACAGTGACTTATATAGGGGGGTGCGAGGGGGTACAGGATCAAGCCGGACCCCTCTTACCACCAG GTGGCACACACCCCTTTTCGGACATGCACGATGATCTTTCCTTGTTTTCCAAATTCTTTGGAGGCAGGAGGTGA
- the hax1 gene encoding HCLS1-associated protein X-1 isoform X1 — MSVFDLFRGFFGVPGGHYRGEGRRDPFFEGMTHDDDDEEEDGIYFDDSQGGGGQQDPFDDQWRFGFSMGPNGVRIQEPEVFGQVFREMEEIFSQLGRFDGQFGAGQFGVPSIEAPTPQDRPERGGGGSSGNSLRDFMLKGPNDCPRGPTGLPSGPSGGPGVDKSPPSGGPFSPNTPFDRWTPFSKFNDIWRGRLQRGQEQEPKADRDLDSQVSSGGLDQVLAPPAWSPTQPKKRSFFQSVTVTKVVKPDGSVEERRTVQDCQGNEETTVTYIGGCEGVQDQAGPLLPPGGTHPFSDMHDDLSLFSKFFGGRR, encoded by the exons ATGAGCGTTTTTGATCTATTTCGTGGATTTTTTGGGGTACCTGGAGGCCATTATCGTGGGGAGGGCCGAAG GGACCCCTTCTTCGAAGGCATGACCCATGACGACGACGATGAAGAGGAGGATGGAATCTACTTTGATGATTCCCAGGGTGGTGGTGGCCAGCAGGACCCGTTTGATGATCAGTGGAGGTTTGGGTTCAGCATGGGCCCAAACGGAGTGAGGATCCAGGAGCCTGAGGTGTTTGGCCAGGTCttcagagagatggaggagatatTCTCACAGCTAGGCCGATTCGATGGTCAGTTTGGAGCAGGACAGTTTG GTGTTCCCAGTATTGAGGCGCCCACTCCCCAGGACAGGccggagagaggtgggggaggatcCAGTGGAAATTCCTTGAGGGACTTCATGTTGAAAGGCCCGAATGACTGCCCACGCGGGCCGACTGGGCTGCCCTCAGGACCATCAGGAGGCCCCGGGGTCGATAAGAGCCCTCCATCTGGTGGCCCATTTTCCCCCAACACACCCTTTGATCGCTGGACACCCTTTTCTAAG TTCAATGATATTTGGAGAGGAAGGCTACAAAGGGGTCAAGAGCAGGAGCCGAAAGCAGACAGAG ATCTGGACTCGCAAGTCTCCTCTGGAGGGCTGGATCAGGTTCTAGCGCCACCGGCTTGGTCTCCCACTCAGCCAAAGAAGCGCTCTTTCTTCCAGTCGGTCACTGTCACCAAAGTGGTGAAGCCTGATGGG AGTGTTGAGGAGAGGCGCACCGTCCAAGATTGCCAGGGGAACGAGGAAACCACAGTGACTTATATAGGGGGGTGCGAGGGGGTACAGGATCAAGCCGGACCCCTCTTACCACCAG GTGGCACACACCCCTTTTCGGACATGCACGATGATCTTTCCTTGTTTTCCAAATTCTTTGGAGGCAGGAGGTGA